One genomic region from Methanosarcinales archaeon encodes:
- the npdG gene encoding NADPH-dependent F420 reductase, translating into MRIAIIGGTGSIGQGLAMRWAQNHDIIIGSRKCEKAEYAANECTNVLKEIDMTCNIKGCINPDAVGQADVVVLSVPYEHVISTIESVQSDLKDQIVVSIVVPMKKDGYFKYDQPVAGSAAMEIKSAVPESVKLVSAFHSVSAKKLCKIRKKLNMDVFICGDDEHANQVVCDLVREIPKLRPLIAGPLEASSMLESLTPLLINLAVFNKIKHLGIKCE; encoded by the coding sequence ATGAGAATTGCAATTATTGGTGGAACTGGCAGTATTGGACAAGGACTTGCTATGAGGTGGGCTCAGAACCATGATATTATTATTGGCTCCAGGAAATGCGAAAAAGCAGAATATGCGGCAAATGAATGTACTAATGTCCTTAAAGAAATAGACATGACATGCAATATCAAAGGTTGTATCAACCCGGATGCAGTGGGGCAGGCAGATGTTGTTGTATTATCAGTGCCGTACGAACATGTGATATCTACAATTGAGTCGGTGCAGTCTGATCTTAAGGATCAGATCGTTGTTTCTATTGTGGTTCCAATGAAAAAAGATGGTTATTTCAAATATGACCAGCCTGTTGCAGGTTCAGCTGCAATGGAGATAAAAAGTGCAGTGCCGGAAAGTGTAAAACTCGTTTCTGCTTTCCATAGTGTATCTGCGAAAAAGCTCTGCAAGATCAGGAAGAAATTAAATATGGATGTATTTATCTGTGGTGATGATGAACATGCCAATCAGGTAGTGTGCGATCTGGTAAGAGAAATCCCAAAATTAAGGCCATTGATCGCCGGTCCTCTTGAAGCTTCATCTATGCTGGAAAGTCTTACACCTCTACTCATTAACCTGGCCGTTTTCAATAAAATAAAACATCTGGGTATAAAATGTGAATAA
- the aglJ gene encoding S-layer glycoprotein N-glycosyltransferase AglJ yields the protein MKIRPEDFCIFIPTLNESRTIGQIIDEFRSLGFSNIFVIDGHSKDGTAKIARERGVSVVMQTGKGKGQAVIQAFDLIESEYVIMIDGDGTYLPSEVHLLSDALEKGAGHVIGNRFANPGKGAFTRLNSIGNKILNKLFGFAYGEWLDDILSGYRGFTKDTIQKMALTQKGFEIETEMTVECVRNEIDIKVVPITYLPRHGEGDTKLNPVRDGFRIMRTIFNMARINNPLFYFSVIGGITILIGFVAGIYVLNEWMMGITHQLLAIFTTLIIIIGIQMFIFAMMGDLIVSLHKEAMRGLRKQK from the coding sequence ATGAAAATTCGACCCGAAGATTTTTGCATCTTTATACCCACCCTTAACGAATCCCGGACCATAGGTCAGATTATTGATGAGTTCAGGTCTTTGGGATTTTCTAATATCTTTGTCATTGACGGTCACAGTAAGGACGGAACTGCCAAGATCGCGAGGGAGAGAGGAGTTAGTGTAGTGATGCAGACCGGTAAGGGAAAAGGACAGGCTGTCATCCAGGCCTTTGATCTTATTGAAAGTGAATATGTAATTATGATAGACGGCGATGGTACATACTTGCCTTCAGAAGTTCATCTTCTTTCAGATGCACTGGAAAAAGGTGCCGGCCACGTGATCGGCAATCGTTTCGCCAACCCTGGTAAAGGTGCATTTACCAGGCTGAATTCAATTGGAAACAAGATTTTGAACAAACTTTTCGGGTTCGCATATGGGGAATGGCTCGATGATATTCTTTCAGGTTATAGGGGGTTTACCAAAGATACAATCCAAAAAATGGCTTTGACCCAGAAAGGATTTGAGATCGAAACAGAGATGACCGTGGAATGTGTAAGAAACGAAATTGATATCAAGGTGGTTCCCATCACATATCTGCCAAGGCATGGTGAAGGTGATACAAAATTAAATCCTGTTAGAGATGGATTCAGGATAATGAGGACGATATTTAATATGGCCAGAATTAATAACCCTTTATTTTATTTTAGTGTGATCGGCGGGATTACAATACTTATTGGTTTTGTTGCCGGGATATATGTATTAAATGAATGGATGATGGGGATAACTCATCAATTGTTGGCAATATTTACAACACTTATCATAATAATTGGAATACAAATGTTCATCTTTGCCATGATGGGGGATCTGATCGTGTCGCTTCATAAAGAAGCTATGAGGGGTTTAAGAAAACAAAAATAA
- a CDS encoding type II methionyl aminopeptidase has product MLEEIDKIIGKYEKAGNILAKVREETAKQVQVGASLLEVAQFSENLIREMGGNPAFPINISNNEEAAHSTPKKDDTAVFGEDMVKLDIGVHIDGYIADTAITVDLSGHPDLAEAAEAALEAAIKIIHGGINTAEIGNVIHATITEFGYKPVSNLTGHGLAQYMQHVPPTIPNIPIEGGVTLEVGQIVAIEPFATNGRGYISEGSNAEIYHLLNTKPIRAPAARAVLKEIGQFKTLPFAKRWINSKHLDFALLQLEKNGNISAYPILKEANGTLVSQAEHTIMVEEDGCKVITK; this is encoded by the coding sequence ATGTTGGAAGAAATAGATAAGATCATCGGAAAGTATGAAAAAGCCGGGAATATCCTGGCCAAAGTCAGGGAAGAGACTGCAAAACAAGTCCAGGTAGGAGCATCCCTGCTTGAAGTCGCACAATTTTCAGAGAACCTGATTCGTGAAATGGGAGGCAATCCCGCTTTTCCAATAAACATCTCAAATAACGAGGAGGCTGCCCATTCAACTCCGAAAAAGGATGACACAGCGGTATTTGGCGAGGATATGGTCAAGCTGGATATTGGTGTACATATCGACGGATACATCGCAGATACTGCAATTACAGTTGACCTGTCAGGACATCCCGACCTGGCCGAAGCTGCCGAAGCTGCCCTTGAAGCCGCCATAAAAATTATCCATGGTGGTATCAATACGGCAGAGATCGGCAATGTTATCCATGCTACCATTACTGAGTTCGGGTATAAACCTGTGTCCAATCTGACAGGACACGGGCTGGCCCAGTATATGCAGCATGTTCCACCTACTATTCCCAATATACCCATTGAAGGAGGCGTTACTCTTGAAGTGGGCCAGATAGTGGCGATAGAACCCTTTGCTACAAACGGTAGGGGTTATATCAGTGAAGGTAGTAATGCCGAGATATATCACCTGTTAAACACCAAACCAATCAGGGCACCCGCTGCCAGGGCAGTATTAAAAGAGATCGGGCAATTCAAGACCCTTCCTTTTGCCAAGCGCTGGATCAATTCCAAACACCTGGATTTTGCACTGCTTCAACTGGAAAAGAATGGAAATATATCAGCATATCCGATCCTGAAAGAAGCAAATGGGACGCTGGTATCCCAGGCTGAACATACTATCATGGTCGAAGAGGACGGTTGCAAGGTAATTACCAAATAA
- a CDS encoding aminopeptidase P family protein — MELKDFLIQNEVDAFLTHSDSICSADMYYATGFLAGDAFTYLNTGKEILLVSGMEKSRAEKESRVKDIRSTSDYKLKEKLIEYQEGGKAYCMMLAGLIKEEGCNSIAVPRNFPLFYAQCLSSEAIHLNCIRSPITKLREKKTSDEIHAISTAQRACEQAVAEALDVIGKARIQDDELIKDGKPLTAEDIRAIIHHYLIDNGCEADHTIVACGPGSADPHWRGSGVLKANQPIVLDVFPRHTFHRYYCDMSRTVVRGEPGRKIQEMHEAVLAVQEMAINMIRPGIMGNEVHQVVCDSFNDAGFDAGDEEGFIHSTGHSVGLDIHEKPGLGLQEDIMEEGNVVTVEPGLYYKDVGGVRIEDMVLVTASGCKNLTIFDKNLQV; from the coding sequence ATGGAACTTAAAGATTTCCTGATACAGAATGAAGTGGATGCCTTCCTGACGCACTCGGATAGTATCTGCAGTGCAGACATGTACTATGCCACCGGTTTTTTAGCAGGTGATGCTTTTACGTACCTGAATACAGGTAAAGAAATACTGCTGGTCTCAGGCATGGAGAAGAGCCGGGCTGAAAAGGAATCCCGTGTAAAGGACATCCGCTCAACTTCCGATTACAAGCTTAAGGAAAAATTAATAGAATATCAAGAGGGCGGAAAAGCATACTGTATGATGCTGGCTGGCCTTATTAAGGAAGAGGGATGCAATAGCATTGCAGTCCCCAGAAATTTCCCATTGTTCTATGCACAATGCCTGAGTAGCGAAGCCATTCACCTTAACTGCATTAGAAGTCCTATTACTAAATTAAGGGAGAAAAAGACATCAGATGAGATCCATGCTATCTCAACCGCTCAACGTGCATGTGAACAGGCCGTTGCTGAAGCATTGGATGTCATTGGCAAAGCCCGTATCCAGGATGATGAACTGATAAAAGATGGTAAGCCACTCACTGCTGAGGATATCAGGGCGATTATTCACCACTACTTAATTGACAATGGATGTGAAGCTGATCATACTATCGTAGCCTGCGGGCCTGGGAGTGCTGATCCCCACTGGCGGGGAAGTGGTGTATTAAAAGCCAATCAGCCCATTGTACTGGACGTATTCCCGCGCCATACGTTCCACAGGTACTATTGTGATATGAGCCGTACTGTGGTAAGGGGAGAACCCGGGCGAAAGATCCAGGAGATGCACGAAGCCGTCCTGGCGGTCCAGGAAATGGCCATTAATATGATTAGACCCGGGATTATGGGTAATGAAGTACACCAGGTAGTGTGTGATAGTTTTAACGATGCGGGATTTGATGCAGGCGATGAGGAAGGATTCATCCATTCCACGGGACACAGTGTGGGACTTGATATACATGAAAAACCGGGTTTGGGTCTGCAGGAAGATATCATGGAAGAGGGAAATGTGGTTACTGTGGAACCGGGTCTTTATTATAAAGACGTGGGTGGGGTCAGGATAGAGGATATGGTATTAGTTACTGCCAGTGGATGCAAGAATTTAACTATATTTGATAAGAATTTACAGGTATAA
- a CDS encoding NAD(P)/FAD-dependent oxidoreductase, producing MFAAHELADKGLSIIVIEQGRDISKRKCKMDMVSRCTHCEPCDIMSGVGGAGTYSDGTLNLRPDIGGDLSQFTRSPDDAWSLVNYIDQVFLKYGAPDKLNRPKAAEIEALKRSAASAGARFLDIPQRHIGSDRTPQLIEKFQHDLENSGIEFMLETAVTDLVIKSGRCAGVTLQDGSIIEARSTILAPGRIGASWVDELVKQHNIKARYAGIDIGVRVEVPAIIMEPVTKINRDPKFHIFSRKYDDFVRTFCTNHHGFVVKEEYDGFIATNGHSMKDVESENTNFAFLVRVELTHPIENTTRYGRSVAKLATTIGGGKPLIQRMGDLRRGRRSTSERILRNPVVNTLKDVTPGDISMAMPHRIVMDIIEGLEVLNEIIPGVASDSILLYAPEIKFYSMRLDVDHNMMTSITDLYAAGDGAGLSRDIVNSSATGVLAARGVLNQK from the coding sequence ATGTTCGCGGCCCACGAACTGGCTGATAAGGGTCTTTCAATTATTGTTATTGAGCAGGGCCGGGATATTTCTAAACGCAAATGCAAGATGGATATGGTCAGCAGGTGTACCCACTGCGAACCATGTGACATCATGAGCGGTGTGGGCGGAGCCGGTACATACAGTGACGGTACGCTCAATCTTCGCCCCGACATAGGGGGGGACCTCAGCCAGTTCACAAGATCTCCCGATGATGCATGGTCACTAGTAAATTATATTGACCAGGTTTTCCTGAAATATGGTGCCCCTGATAAATTAAACCGGCCAAAGGCTGCCGAAATTGAAGCATTAAAACGTAGTGCAGCATCGGCTGGCGCCAGATTTCTTGACATACCCCAGCGGCATATCGGATCTGACAGGACACCCCAGTTGATCGAAAAATTCCAGCACGATCTTGAAAATTCAGGTATCGAGTTCATGCTTGAGACTGCTGTCACTGATCTGGTTATCAAGTCCGGCCGCTGTGCAGGTGTTACTTTACAAGACGGCAGCATCATCGAGGCCAGATCCACCATACTGGCTCCTGGTCGCATTGGCGCCAGCTGGGTGGATGAATTAGTAAAACAGCATAATATCAAGGCCAGATACGCAGGCATCGATATCGGCGTCAGGGTGGAAGTGCCTGCTATTATAATGGAACCTGTAACAAAGATCAACAGGGACCCCAAGTTCCATATCTTTTCACGAAAATACGATGATTTCGTCAGGACCTTTTGTACCAATCATCACGGGTTCGTGGTAAAGGAAGAGTACGATGGTTTCATAGCTACCAATGGTCACTCCATGAAGGATGTAGAATCTGAGAACACCAACTTTGCTTTCCTGGTAAGGGTGGAACTAACCCATCCTATCGAGAATACTACAAGGTACGGCCGTTCGGTAGCCAAACTTGCCACCACCATTGGTGGAGGGAAACCTTTGATACAGCGCATGGGTGACCTGCGCAGGGGACGGCGCTCAACCTCTGAGAGGATACTGCGAAACCCGGTTGTTAATACCTTAAAAGATGTTACACCCGGAGACATTTCTATGGCAATGCCCCACCGTATCGTGATGGATATCATCGAAGGTCTGGAAGTATTGAACGAGATCATACCCGGGGTTGCTTCAGATTCCATATTGTTATATGCTCCGGAGATCAAATTCTACTCCATGCGCCTTGATGTGGACCATAATATGATGACAAGTATTACCGATCTCTATGCGGCCGGGGATGGTGCCGGATTGTCAAGAGATATTGTCAATTCCTCTGCTACTGGCGTATTAGCTGCAAGAGGAGTATTAAACCAGAAGTAG
- a CDS encoding formate--phosphoribosylaminoimidazolecarboxamide ligase: MVIDRISDILSGYDLDNLTIATVTSHTSLQIFNGARKEGFRTLGICLGKPPKFYDAFPLAKPDEYMVVENYADILNKAPELAKKNVIVIPTGSFVEYMGHDNFMKLELPTFGNRRVLEWESDRNKERQWLEGAGITMPRKIDDPKDINSPVMVKYHGAKGGRGFFVAKNKAEFYQRLDESQPFTIQEFIVGTRYYLHYFYSPIKKDGYTLSKGTLELMSMDHRVESNADEIFRLGSPRELEGAGVYPSFVVTGNMPLVARESLLPKIFELGEQVVESSLDLFGGMIGPFCLETVCTDKLEFRIFEISARIVAGTNLYISGSPYSDMIGPDFSTGRRIAREIKKAAKYGRLEEVLS; encoded by the coding sequence ATGGTTATTGACAGAATTTCAGATATCCTCTCAGGTTACGATCTGGATAACCTCACCATTGCCACAGTTACCAGTCACACCAGTCTCCAGATTTTTAATGGAGCCCGAAAAGAGGGGTTCAGGACATTGGGCATCTGCCTGGGAAAGCCTCCCAAATTCTATGATGCTTTTCCGCTGGCCAAACCAGATGAATACATGGTTGTGGAAAATTATGCAGACATCCTGAATAAAGCACCGGAACTTGCTAAAAAAAATGTTATAGTCATCCCAACCGGATCTTTTGTTGAATATATGGGCCACGACAACTTCATGAAACTGGAACTACCCACCTTCGGCAACCGCAGGGTACTGGAATGGGAATCGGACCGCAATAAGGAACGCCAGTGGCTGGAAGGAGCCGGCATCACCATGCCGCGCAAGATCGATGATCCAAAGGATATCAACTCCCCGGTAATGGTGAAGTATCACGGTGCAAAGGGAGGCCGCGGCTTCTTCGTTGCCAAGAACAAGGCCGAGTTCTACCAGCGACTGGATGAATCCCAGCCCTTCACTATCCAGGAATTTATAGTGGGGACAAGGTACTATCTACATTATTTCTACTCACCCATAAAAAAAGACGGCTACACATTGAGCAAAGGCACCCTGGAGCTGATGAGCATGGACCACAGGGTGGAATCCAATGCCGACGAGATCTTCAGGCTGGGATCACCGCGGGAATTAGAGGGTGCAGGGGTCTACCCTTCCTTTGTGGTCACAGGCAACATGCCCCTGGTGGCAAGGGAATCGCTGCTGCCCAAGATCTTTGAACTGGGCGAACAGGTGGTTGAGAGTTCCCTTGACCTGTTCGGCGGCATGATCGGACCTTTCTGCCTGGAGACCGTATGCACTGATAAACTGGAGTTCAGGATATTCGAGATATCTGCCCGGATCGTAGCAGGTACCAATCTATACATCTCAGGGTCACCGTACTCTGACATGATAGGTCCTGACTTTTCCACAGGCCGCAGGATTGCCAGGGAGATCAAGAAGGCAGCCAAGTATGGCAGGCTTGAAGAGGTACTGTCGTGA
- a CDS encoding carbonic anhydrase family protein gives MKLSNIEMFVLLGIIIAGAVLISGCTDELEETHVETSEDDAHTEEVAEHHWGYEGEGGPEHWAELGYPDCSGNNQSPINIPAGTSVHTADISFNYEPTALNIVNNGHSIQVDYDEGSSIEVENNTYQLLQLHFHSLSENTINGNYSDMEMHLVHQSDEGEYAVIGVMMENGSENSAYTLIWENMPAEVGEVETISGVNIDADDLLPEELTYYRFDGSFTTPPCTEGVNWYLMDTPVELSSEQIDAFKEIYSNNYRPVQPLNDREFY, from the coding sequence TTGAAATTAAGTAATATTGAAATGTTTGTACTTTTAGGAATAATCATTGCAGGCGCTGTTTTAATTAGCGGTTGCACAGATGAATTAGAGGAGACACATGTGGAGACATCTGAAGATGATGCACACACAGAGGAAGTAGCTGAACATCACTGGGGCTATGAAGGTGAAGGTGGGCCTGAACATTGGGCCGAACTGGGATACCCTGATTGCTCAGGCAATAATCAATCACCAATAAATATACCTGCAGGAACTTCAGTCCACACCGCTGATATCTCATTTAACTACGAGCCAACGGCACTGAATATTGTGAATAACGGGCATTCCATCCAAGTGGATTATGATGAGGGCAGCTCCATAGAGGTTGAAAACAATACCTACCAATTGCTGCAGTTACATTTCCACTCGCTTAGTGAAAATACCATAAATGGCAATTACTCTGATATGGAGATGCATTTAGTTCACCAGAGCGATGAAGGTGAATATGCAGTGATAGGCGTAATGATGGAGAATGGTAGTGAAAACAGCGCATATACACTAATTTGGGAGAACATGCCAGCAGAAGTGGGTGAAGTGGAAACCATAAGTGGTGTGAATATTGATGCAGATGATCTGCTTCCTGAAGAGCTAACATATTATAGATTTGATGGGTCGTTCACTACTCCACCTTGCACTGAAGGTGTTAATTGGTACTTGATGGATACTCCTGTGGAGCTCTCCAGTGAACAGATAGATGCTTTCAAAGAAATCTACTCAAATAATTACAGACCAGTTCAACCTCTTAACGATCGTGAATTTTACTAA